The following DNA comes from Kaistia sp. 32K.
CCGCGACCGCCGCGAATATAGTTTGGCTCGGCGGGGTCTCCGACGATGACCTTGCCCTGCTCATGTCGCGCGCGCTTTGCCTCGCCTTTCCGTCCCTGACCGAAGGCTTTGGCTTGCCCGTGGTTGAGGCGATGGCACGCGGCTGCCCCGTCGTGTCCAGCGACCGGGCCAGCCTTCCGGAGATATGCGGCGGCGCGGCGCTGATGGCCAGTCCGCTCGATGCCGGCCAATGGTACGGGCATTTCAAGCGGCTCCTCGGGTCGGAGGGGCTCCAATCGGAACTTGCCGCACGCGGGCGCGAACAGGCGAGGAAGTTCTCCTGGCGCAGCTCCGCGGCCGGCTATCTCGATCTGCTGAGCCGCGGGGTGACGGCATGAGACGGAGATCTGGCTCTTCGCTTGCCCTCCCGGCTCTCCTTCGTGCCGAGCATCGTGGCGGCCTTCTGGCGCTTGCCGGCTTCCTGCTCGCTGCCGCATTCGGCATCGGCGTCCCGGCTCGGTCGGTGTCCGCGGAGGATCTGGATCTCGGGAACTTCGTTCCGACCTTTGTCGAGCGTTTCGAGACCTTGGACATATCGGCTCACGGGCCGGGAACCCGCTGGATCGCGCACACGCCCTGGAATGGCGATTTTGGCGATGCGGTCTTTGCCGATCCGGGGCCGGGCGGTCCGTTTGCCCTGACGCCGGAAGGCCTGACGATCACCGCCAGCAAGCGGGCGGACGGAAGCTGGCAGGGCGGTCTCCTCTGCTCGATGGACAAGGACGGCGCCGGGCAAAGGGGCTTTGCCCAACAGTTCGGCTATTTCGAAATGAGAGCCAAGCTGCCGGACGGTCCCGGCGTCTGGCCGGCGTTCTGGCTGATCGGTGTAGACAAGAAGACGTCATCGTCAGAGATCGATGTCATCGAATATTACGGGCAGTTTCCAGAATATTACCATAACGTGGCCCATCTATTCCGGGATGGAAAGGATCGTCTTCAGAAGGACAATCTTGTCCGTGTGCCGGCGGGCAGTTTGACGGATCGGTTCAACGATTTCGGCGTGCTGGTCGAACCGGAGTTGACGCGCTTCTTTCTGAACCGGAAGGAGATCTGGCGACTGCCGACGCCGCCGGAATATCACCAACCCTTTTACGTCCTCGCCAATCTGGCCCTCGGCGGCGGTTGGCCGATCGACAAACTCAAGTCGCCGGCGGTCATGACCATCGCGCACATCATGGTCTTCCAGGACAAGGCCCGCCTGGCGGCGCAGGGAGCGGCGACCCCGCAGGGGGGTGTCGAGACAGATCGACAGGACAGCCCGGCGGCCAAGAGTGGGGGAGGCTAGCCGTGCGCATTCTTCACGTTCTCAACCATACCGGCCGGCTGAACGGCAATGTGCATGCGGCGGTGGATCTCGCCTGCGCGCAGGCCGATCTCGGACACGATGTCGCTCTCTGCAGCGCCGGCGGTGATTTCGACGGCGTGTTGCGCGCTCATGATGTCCAGGTCTTCGTCATCAATCAGGCCCGAAAGGTTGGCACGCTGGGCGGCGCCTTTCTCGCTGTCTTGCGCCTGATCCGCTCCTGGCGCGCCGATCTCGTGCACGCCCACATGATGACGAGCGCCGTGCTTGCCTATCCTGCCTGCAAGCTCGCGGGCCGCCCGTTGGTAACGACCGTTCACAATGCGTTCGAGAGGTCGGCCGTCCTGATGGCGGTCGGATCGCGTGTGATCGCGGTAAGCGAGGCGGTTGGCCAATCCATGCGCAAGCGTGGCGTTCCTGCCTCCAGGCTCCGCGTCGTGCTGAATGGAACGATCGGCTCGGCGCGAATGCCGAAGCCCTATCCCGAGCCTGAAGTGCTGGATCATCCCAGTGTTCTGTTCGTCGGGGGACTTCATCCGCGCAAAGGCGTGGGGGACCTGCTGACGGCCTTCGATATCGTCCATCGGGCAGCGCCGCGCGCCACGCTCTACCTGGTGGGCGAGGGGCCGTCGGAAGCCGAATACCGCGCGATGGTCGACGGGATGGCCTGTCGTGGCGCGGTTCGCTTCTGCGGAGCCGCCAGCGATCCCCGTTCCTATTTCCGTGCTGCCGATATTCTGGTCCTGCCTTCGCATGCCGATCCGGCGCCCCTGGTGCTCTCGGAGGCCCGGGAAGGCGGATGCGCCATCGTTGCGAGCGCGGTCGACGGCATCCCCGAACTTCTCGAGCATGGCCGCGCCGGCATCCTGGTTCCGCCCGGCTCGCCGGACCTGTTGGCCGATGCGCTGCTTCTGCTGGTCCAGGACCCGCAGGTACTCGCGTCCTGGCGCCAGAGCAGCCAATTCAACATCGAGCGCATGTCGATCGCTCGCGTCGCGCGAGACACGCTCTCTGTTTACGCGGAATGCTTCGAACACGGCCCCCTGCAGCTCAAGGACGCCTGAGATGACCGATCCGTGGACGGATGCCGGGGACGATGTTGCCATCTCGGACGCCAAGCTCGCGGTGGGGGATCCTTGGGCGGCGCTTGGCGAAAAGGTCCGGCGGGAGGCGCCGAGCGGCTGGAGCGAGAAGCTGCGCGTCGCCGTTGTCATCGCCACGCATGGGCGCCCGGACGCGCTGGCCGGCGTGGTGGAGAGACTGGACCGGCAGACGGTCAAGCCCGATTCAATCTGGATTTCCTGCGCCAGCATCGCGGATGCCGGCGCCTTGGTCCATCGCCCGGATATCAACGTCATCGTCGCGCCCGCGGGCTTGCCGCGCCAGCGCAATGCCGCCCTTCGCCAGATCGGTCCCGATACCGGGATCGTCGTTTTCTTCGACGATGATTTCGTGCCGCATCCGCGCTGGATCGAAATGACGGAGCTTCGCTTCCGGGTCAATCCGGACGTGGTCGCGGTGACGGGGCATGTCATCGCCGACGGCATCAAGGGGCCGGGTCTCACTCTCGAGGAGGCCGACACATTGCTGGCGTCGCTGGACGGCCGGGGTATCGACTGGCTGCATGAGAATTACAGCCCTTATGGCTGCAACATGGCCTTTCGGTACTCGGCCATTGCCGACCTCTATTTCGATGAACGGCTGGTTCTCTACGGTTGGCTGGAGGATCGCGATTTTGGCGGTGCGCTGGCGAAGCGCGGCGGCCGAATGCTCAAGCTGGGCGCAGCCTGCGGCGTGCATCTCGGCATCAAGCAGGGGAGGGTCTCCGGCAGGCGGCTCGGCTACTCCCAGATCGTCAATCCGATCTACCTGCACCGAAAAGGCACCATGACGCTGGGCAGCCTGATGCGGCACATCGCCGGCAATTTCGGCAGCAATCTGATCGGTACGTTCGTCCCCGAGCCTTACATCGATCGGTTTGGGCGTTTGCGTGGAAATCTGCTCGGCTTCGCCAACGTTCTCGTCGGGAACGTGCGGCCCGAACGCGCCGAGCGGCTTTAGGGCGGGGCCGGTCCAGGATGATGAACCAAGCCCCGTTTACGCAAAATTTCACTGGCGCCCCCAATGCGTTGATCCGCCCAGGTCACGCGTCTGCGATACGCAGCGCCAGCGATTTCTTTCGTCATATCCGCCGCAGCCTGCCTGCCCTCGCGCTTTGGGTCGTTCTCTGCGTCGGCATCGGCTTTGTCATCCTCTTCCGGTCGACGCCGGAATACACGGCCTCGACGCTGGTGATCGTCGAACCCCATCGCGTCGTGGCCGGGAGCACCGCGCCCGAGAACCTCAATCAGGCTCCGTTCGACACCAGCGAGTTCGAGAGCCAGATGCAGATCGTCAGGTCGGAAAGGCTGCTTCGCTTCGTGTTCGATACGCTGAAACTCGCTAATGCGCCCGAGTTGGCGCCTGAGGCGCCCAGCCTCTTGCAGCGTCTCATCGGCATGATCCGGCCAAACAGCGGCGCGCCGGCTTCGAAAGGCGATAAAGTGTCTGCCGCCTTCCTCGACTTCATGAACCGGGTCGGTGTTCGTCGCGTCGGTCTCTCCTATGTTCTGGAAATCTCCTATCGGGCGCCGTCGCCTGACGTCAGCGCCAGCCGTGCCAATTCGATCGCCGCCGCTTATATCCTCGATCAGATCGATATCCGTTTCGAGTCGGCCAAACGCGGCGGCGAGTATCTGCAAACCCGCATCGCCGATATCGCCGCGGAGCGTGCGGCGGCTTTTGCGGCGGTTCAAAGCGGGGAGGCGCTCCGCGATCGTTTTCCCGATTCCGACGCGCGCATTCTCAGCGCGGCGATTCCGCCGACCGGCAAGTCCAGCCCGAAGAGCGCGCTGATCCTGGTATTCGCCTTTACGATCGGGCTCTTGTCGGGACTTGCTTTCCTGGCGGTTCGCTTTGCTCTCGATCGGACCATCCGGACCCCGGAGCAAGTGCGCGAGCTGGTGGGTGGGGAGGCCGTTGTGGCAGTTCCTGCGATCTCCAGGCGAGAGAGACGGCGCTTGCTCAATGTCTCTCCCGGCCTCGATCGATCGGAGCGGAGCGACTTTCTCGATGCCCTTCGCACGCTTCGCGCGGCTATCCTCGTGTCTGGCCGAGGCCGGGGACGATCTCTGTCGGTCGGCGTCCTGTCCTGCAATCCGCGCGAGGGGAGAAGCGCCATCGCGCTGCAATTGGCGCTGACGATCGCCGCGTCCGGCAGGCTGGTGAGGCTGCTTGATTGCAGTTTCGAGAACGCCACCCTGACCCGTGCCCTGGCGCCGTACGAGCAAAACAGCCTCAACGCGTTTTTTGCCTCGGGCGACGCGGAAGTCATGCCGGCTTGCGTCGAGATTGCCCCCAATCTCGAATTCATGCCGGCCGTTACCGCCGATCATCCCCTCGACCGCGATGCCTTCGTTGGCGGACGGCAAATGGAGCATTTGCTAAAAGGGGGCGCCGAGGAGAGCTACGCTGTCCTTGATCTCCCCAGCCTGCGCGGCTCGTCGGATGCCGCGGCGATCGCTTCCTTGCTGGATGGCGTCATTATCGTCGTCGAGGCGGGCCGCACGACCATGGACGAGCTTCAGGCGGCGATGGCCGCCTGCTTCGGCAATGTTCATGTCTACGGAATTGCGTTGAACAAGTTCAAGGCATAGCCATGCCACCGCCGGATGCTCGAGCTCTTCCGAAGCGTTGTTCGCTCTCGGTCCGAACAAACTTTCTGTCGGAAGATGAGAGGAAGCATGAGCTTGCTTCGGAGCGTAGTTCGATGAGCTATGTCGCCGCGATCTGGAAATGCAAGATCATCCGCCATCCCGGAATTTCGAGTTTACTCTGGATCAGAGCAGTTCTTTCTCCGGAGGCATGCGGTCCACCTTGCTCCGCGTAGGGGCGGGCGTCCCGCGACGGCTCGGAGATGGGCTGCGTGTCGTCCTGGCGAGGGCAAGCAGGATCAGCCCTGCCGCATATCCAACCTGTGCCGATCCGGCAAGGAGCGCCGCCTGGAGCAAGATATCGACACCAGACTGATGCTGAATGGCGCCCATGATCGCGCTGAAAATGGCGCCGCCGAGCACGGCCAAGATGAATGGTGGGAACGAAACCATGCAGCTCGCTGCTGCGCCTGCCAGAAATGCTCCAAGGCAAAGGCCGATCACGGCGTTTCCCATTCACTAGGGCCCATTCTTTCTTAAACCAATCGGGCCAAGACGTCATCTTTTTGCGGGGGGGGGCGTCTGACCAATCAGGCCGCTCGGAGCAGCAGCAGTGCTTGGAGGTGGCGGAGATGCCGGACGCGCCGATCGCGATCCCCGCGCCGGAATCGGTCCTGAAGTCCGAGATCCTTGTCTGCGATTGCCGCGATGTCCTCCGTTCGCTGCCGCGCGGCCTGTCCGGAGCCGTCAAGCCGCCGGACCCTTCATTTCTGGCTGAAGTTCGTGATGTTCGGCGCTGGCGGGTTGGGACGGTCCTTCAGCGTCGCCTCATATTCCTTCACAACCTTCAGGATGGGGCCGGACGCCCAAGCGAACATGCCGGCGACGATGAGATCCTCGTGCGGGTCCATCTCGATGTTGTAGATGATCGGATACCCGGCCAAAGGCGCGCTCGTGGAGAAAACACCCGGCTGCCGTTGCGGCCCGATGCCGGTGGGATGAACGGCGGTGAAGTAGGCCCGCCACTGCTTCCAGCGCACGGCCAGAAGGTCAGCGCCGACAAAACTCAGCAGGGCCTCGCGATGACCGGTTGCGCTCTTGCCGAGCAGAACATCGGTCTGGTCAACACCGTCGATCGGGCGGTCCGCCGGCAGCTTTGCGCCGACGATGTCGGCGAAGGTCGGCAGGAAGTCCATGATCGAAAACATCGCGTAGGAACTGGTCCCCGGCGTGACGTGGCCGGGCCAGCGGATTAGGGCGGCGGTACGGATCGAGCCTTCGGTCACCTCGCCGAGCTCGCCACGGAACGGGCCGGCGTTGCCCATGTCCGGGGTGCCGGCGTTGCCGAATTCGCGGGCGGTCTCACCGAACGGTCCGTTGTCCGATGCAAAGACAACGACGGTGTCGTCCTCAATACTAAGTTCCTTCAGCGATTCGAGAATCTGCCCAACGTGGAAATCGCCCTCCATCAGCTTGTCGCCATAATTGCCGATCCGCGATTTGCCTTTGAACGATGCCGAAGGCAGGTTCGGCACATGTCCCATGGAGAAGGGAAGATAGAGGAAGAACGGCTTACCCGCCTTGGTCTCGCGCTCCATGAAGTCGATCGACTTGGCGGTGAGCTCGACGTCGATCTCGGCGCGCACTTCCGGCGTGTATGGCTTCACGTTCTTCAGAGGTCCGCCTGCGACGGCCTCCTGGATCTGCGGCCCCAGGCGCAGCAGCTCGTCACGGGGAGCATCGACGGAATGCGTCATCTCGGCCGTATCGACATAGGTAGCGGAATCCCAGGAGATATCCGGCGGGATGCCGTAAAATTCGTCGAAGCCGTGGCTGGTCGGCAGGCTCTCCGGTGCGGACCCGAGATGCCACTTGCCGAAGATCGCGGTGGCGTAGCCGACGCTCTTGAACATCTCCCCCATGGTGAAGGCGTTCTTCGGGAGCGTGTAGGGGCTGCCCTCGACCGCGATCAGCGACAACCCGTTGCGGATCGAATATTGCCCCGTCATCAACGCCGCCCGGCTGGGCGTGCACGCGGGCTCCACCAGGTACTGGGTTAGCCGCAGCCCGTCGCGCGCCAGCCGGTCGATGTTGGGCGTCGGCGCGCCGCGCAACTCGCCGCCCCCATAGGGCCCGAGATCGCCGTAACCGATGTTGTCGGCGAGGATGAAGACGACATTGGGCTTGTCTTGCTGCGCCAGCGCCACGTTGCTTGGCATAGGCAGGGCCGCCAAGGATGACCCGAACGCCAGCACTGCGAGTGATCTCCGTACGGTCTGGTGCATCATGCCCTCCATGATCCATCTCGGACATCTGATCCCGTTTGAATCCCTCTGCCGTCGACGAATGCCGCCGCTGTTTCCCTCCCGTCGCGGCCGTTATTTATACCCCTTGAAATCCTCGCCTGGACGGATGTTGGGATACTTCTTGAGGCTCTCCTCATACGCGATAATGAGGCGGGCGACCGGCGCGAAGCTCCAGCCTTCGGTCAGCTTGGTATTGAACAGGTTCCAGTTCTCATGCGGGTCGCTGGTCAGGTCGAACTGCATGGGGAATTGTGGCTTGACGATCGGTTTGTCCACGCCCTCCGAATAGCGCAAAATGGTCTTGTAGACCTTCCAGCGAACGGACATCAGCTCTCCATCGGGGCCGAATTGCATATAGCTGTCCCGGCCGGTCGTGGCGCTCTTGCCAAGCAGGAAGGCGGAGGCATCGATGCCATCGATCGGCCGGTCCTTGGGGACCAAATCCGTTCGACCGGCGACGCCGGCGAGCGTCGGCAGCCAATCATGGGCGCTCAAGATCTCCTGAGTGACGATGCCGGTCGGAACGTGCCCGGGCCACCGAACCATGGCGAGGGTGCGCATGCTTCCTTCGAAGGGCGGCGTGAAGAAGCCGCCACGGAACGGTCCGTCCGATCCGCCGCCCGCTCCAGCAACCAGGCTCGGAGCTGTCGCGTTGTCGCTGCTCAGAATGACCATCGTGTCGTTGTCGATGCCCGCCTGCTTGATGGCATCGAGGATCTGACCGACGCGGACATCCATTTCGCCGACCAGATCGGAGTACGCGCCGCCGCGCTCGACGGATTTGCCGGCAAAATTAGGATTGGGGATGGCCGGCGGGTGCATCTCCGAATAGCCGACATAGACGAAGAAGGGCTTCTTGGCGGCTGCTTCTCGTTGAATGAAGTCCACCGTCTTGGGGATGATGTATTTCTCGTCCACAATCGGTCGAACGTTCAGATCGAGCGGCATGACCGGTGTTGAAGCCTCGCCTTTTCGTCCTTGCCAGATCATCGGCACTTCCACGCCGGACTCCTTGAAGAGCGGATAGGACGTGTAGCCGGCCTCGTCCCAGGAGTTCTTGATGCCCCACCACTCGTCGAAGCCCATGTCGCTCGGCAGTCGGCCCGGCACTTCGCCGAGATGCCATTTGCCATAGAGCGCGGTGGCGTAACCAGCTTCGGACAAGAGTTCGGGAAGCGTGTGCTCCCAGGGCGACAGGCCGTAGGGACCCGTGCCCGGCAAGGGCACGGTATAGGTTCCCGACCGCACGGATTGGCGTCCGGTCATGATGGCCGAGCGGGTCGGCGTGCATTGGGCCTCGACATAGTAGCTGTTGAAGCGAATGCCTTCGCTCGCGAGCTTGTCTATGCGCGGCGTCGGCGTCATGCCGCCATAGACGCCGAGATCGCCCCAGCCCGTGTTGTCCAGCAGGATGAAGACGATGTTGGGCTTCTGCTCCTGCGCCGTCGCCGGCAGGGCGGGAGCCATCGTCGCGCCGATCATCGCACAACCGAGGTAAAGCAGCCTGGCGCTAGGCTTCATCGTGGCTTCCTCCTGGCGATTGCCTTGCCGCGGAATTCGCTGCGCTTGGGCAGGCGGCAAGAGCACGAACAGATGGAGGGCGGACCGAAAAGCTCGTCCTCAGTTCCCCTTCGCCGGCGCTGAAAACGGGAGGTTGACAGTCAGGTACACGCTCCCGCCCTTGGTTCGGTTCTCGGTGTCAAACTCGAGATAGCCGCGCAGGTTGGTGAAGATCGTCCTGCCCTGGACGGTGAAGTTGTAGCCGATCTGCGGACCGATCCCGAAAGTGCGTCCCTCGAAGCCGCCCAACGCCGCCGGCGCCCCTTTGTCGGGCGTCAGCTGCACATAAGCAAAGCCGACGGCGCCGACGAAGAGCTTCTCGTTCAGGAAGTGCGATATGCCGACATCCAGATGTGAATCGATGCCGTTGCGATAGTCCGTATCAGGATTCTCGAAGTTATAGGTCAGGCCCGCGGTCGCCGAGAACTCCAAGCCGGTCTCGGTATTGAGATAGGTGTAGGCGCCGCCGACGTCGATCGCGGCATG
Coding sequences within:
- a CDS encoding arylsulfatase yields the protein MKPSARLLYLGCAMIGATMAPALPATAQEQKPNIVFILLDNTGWGDLGVYGGMTPTPRIDKLASEGIRFNSYYVEAQCTPTRSAIMTGRQSVRSGTYTVPLPGTGPYGLSPWEHTLPELLSEAGYATALYGKWHLGEVPGRLPSDMGFDEWWGIKNSWDEAGYTSYPLFKESGVEVPMIWQGRKGEASTPVMPLDLNVRPIVDEKYIIPKTVDFIQREAAAKKPFFVYVGYSEMHPPAIPNPNFAGKSVERGGAYSDLVGEMDVRVGQILDAIKQAGIDNDTMVILSSDNATAPSLVAGAGGGSDGPFRGGFFTPPFEGSMRTLAMVRWPGHVPTGIVTQEILSAHDWLPTLAGVAGRTDLVPKDRPIDGIDASAFLLGKSATTGRDSYMQFGPDGELMSVRWKVYKTILRYSEGVDKPIVKPQFPMQFDLTSDPHENWNLFNTKLTEGWSFAPVARLIIAYEESLKKYPNIRPGEDFKGYK
- a CDS encoding glycoside hydrolase family 16 protein, with amino-acid sequence MRRRSGSSLALPALLRAEHRGGLLALAGFLLAAAFGIGVPARSVSAEDLDLGNFVPTFVERFETLDISAHGPGTRWIAHTPWNGDFGDAVFADPGPGGPFALTPEGLTITASKRADGSWQGGLLCSMDKDGAGQRGFAQQFGYFEMRAKLPDGPGVWPAFWLIGVDKKTSSSEIDVIEYYGQFPEYYHNVAHLFRDGKDRLQKDNLVRVPAGSLTDRFNDFGVLVEPELTRFFLNRKEIWRLPTPPEYHQPFYVLANLALGGGWPIDKLKSPAVMTIAHIMVFQDKARLAAQGAATPQGGVETDRQDSPAAKSGGG
- a CDS encoding arylsulfatase, with the protein product MHQTVRRSLAVLAFGSSLAALPMPSNVALAQQDKPNVVFILADNIGYGDLGPYGGGELRGAPTPNIDRLARDGLRLTQYLVEPACTPSRAALMTGQYSIRNGLSLIAVEGSPYTLPKNAFTMGEMFKSVGYATAIFGKWHLGSAPESLPTSHGFDEFYGIPPDISWDSATYVDTAEMTHSVDAPRDELLRLGPQIQEAVAGGPLKNVKPYTPEVRAEIDVELTAKSIDFMERETKAGKPFFLYLPFSMGHVPNLPSASFKGKSRIGNYGDKLMEGDFHVGQILESLKELSIEDDTVVVFASDNGPFGETAREFGNAGTPDMGNAGPFRGELGEVTEGSIRTAALIRWPGHVTPGTSSYAMFSIMDFLPTFADIVGAKLPADRPIDGVDQTDVLLGKSATGHREALLSFVGADLLAVRWKQWRAYFTAVHPTGIGPQRQPGVFSTSAPLAGYPIIYNIEMDPHEDLIVAGMFAWASGPILKVVKEYEATLKDRPNPPAPNITNFSQK
- a CDS encoding glycosyltransferase family 4 protein, with protein sequence MRILHVLNHTGRLNGNVHAAVDLACAQADLGHDVALCSAGGDFDGVLRAHDVQVFVINQARKVGTLGGAFLAVLRLIRSWRADLVHAHMMTSAVLAYPACKLAGRPLVTTVHNAFERSAVLMAVGSRVIAVSEAVGQSMRKRGVPASRLRVVLNGTIGSARMPKPYPEPEVLDHPSVLFVGGLHPRKGVGDLLTAFDIVHRAAPRATLYLVGEGPSEAEYRAMVDGMACRGAVRFCGAASDPRSYFRAADILVLPSHADPAPLVLSEAREGGCAIVASAVDGIPELLEHGRAGILVPPGSPDLLADALLLLVQDPQVLASWRQSSQFNIERMSIARVARDTLSVYAECFEHGPLQLKDA
- a CDS encoding glycosyltransferase family 2 protein: MTDPWTDAGDDVAISDAKLAVGDPWAALGEKVRREAPSGWSEKLRVAVVIATHGRPDALAGVVERLDRQTVKPDSIWISCASIADAGALVHRPDINVIVAPAGLPRQRNAALRQIGPDTGIVVFFDDDFVPHPRWIEMTELRFRVNPDVVAVTGHVIADGIKGPGLTLEEADTLLASLDGRGIDWLHENYSPYGCNMAFRYSAIADLYFDERLVLYGWLEDRDFGGALAKRGGRMLKLGAACGVHLGIKQGRVSGRRLGYSQIVNPIYLHRKGTMTLGSLMRHIAGNFGSNLIGTFVPEPYIDRFGRLRGNLLGFANVLVGNVRPERAERL
- a CDS encoding Wzz/FepE/Etk N-terminal domain-containing protein codes for the protein MMNQAPFTQNFTGAPNALIRPGHASAIRSASDFFRHIRRSLPALALWVVLCVGIGFVILFRSTPEYTASTLVIVEPHRVVAGSTAPENLNQAPFDTSEFESQMQIVRSERLLRFVFDTLKLANAPELAPEAPSLLQRLIGMIRPNSGAPASKGDKVSAAFLDFMNRVGVRRVGLSYVLEISYRAPSPDVSASRANSIAAAYILDQIDIRFESAKRGGEYLQTRIADIAAERAAAFAAVQSGEALRDRFPDSDARILSAAIPPTGKSSPKSALILVFAFTIGLLSGLAFLAVRFALDRTIRTPEQVRELVGGEAVVAVPAISRRERRRLLNVSPGLDRSERSDFLDALRTLRAAILVSGRGRGRSLSVGVLSCNPREGRSAIALQLALTIAASGRLVRLLDCSFENATLTRALAPYEQNSLNAFFASGDAEVMPACVEIAPNLEFMPAVTADHPLDRDAFVGGRQMEHLLKGGAEESYAVLDLPSLRGSSDAAAIASLLDGVIIVVEAGRTTMDELQAAMAACFGNVHVYGIALNKFKA